A section of the Dehalobacter sp. DCM genome encodes:
- a CDS encoding SpoVA/SpoVAEb family sporulation membrane protein, with product MYLTAFLLGGILCALFQIFGMFTKLDPPRVLILGVAIGGLLTPFGMLAQLGQWGGAGLTVMCMAAGSAVTGTTMALLGGNPVPILMILGLFVTLTLIGIVAGLIRAAVTKDTVVNNVQSANK from the coding sequence ATGTATCTTACAGCGTTTCTTCTTGGCGGTATCCTTTGTGCACTTTTTCAAATATTCGGCATGTTTACGAAGCTTGATCCGCCGCGTGTTCTTATTTTAGGTGTTGCTATAGGCGGATTGCTGACGCCTTTCGGTATGTTGGCACAACTTGGTCAGTGGGGCGGCGCCGGGCTTACCGTCATGTGTATGGCGGCCGGCAGTGCCGTGACCGGCACCACGATGGCGCTTCTTGGCGGCAATCCGGTGCCAATTCTGATGATCCTTGGTCTCTTTGTCACTTTGACACTTATCGGGATCGTAGCAGGCTTAATTCGTGCGGCAGTGACAAAAGATACTGTCGTGAACAATGTACAAAGCGCTAATAAGTAA
- a CDS encoding SpoVA/SpoVAEb family sporulation membrane protein: MNVLKPILSAFVVGGIFSVIGQFLANVYTSALGPGNPLIDIFTLISLGLIGAVLYITGIHQKIEKFGGYGTILPFNGFAAAVAGTFSTAKAQAGTSAAGIKAAVSLVVYVLGIGSILAAIVGIVAFYTV; this comes from the coding sequence ATGAACGTGTTGAAACCAATCTTATCCGCTTTCGTTGTCGGAGGAATTTTTTCCGTCATCGGGCAGTTCCTGGCAAACGTGTATACCTCGGCACTCGGACCAGGAAATCCATTAATCGACATTTTTACCTTAATCTCACTCGGCCTGATTGGTGCGGTGTTGTATATTACCGGCATCCATCAAAAGATTGAGAAGTTTGGCGGATACGGGACTATCCTGCCTTTTAACGGCTTTGCCGCCGCCGTAGCAGGTACTTTTTCAACAGCGAAAGCCCAGGCCGGCACTTCTGCTGCGGGAATAAAAGCAGCCGTATCGCTTGTTGTGTATGTACTGGGTATCGGATCAATTTTAGCGGCAATCGTCGGCATCGTCGCATTTTATACCGTATAG